The following coding sequences are from one Mugil cephalus isolate CIBA_MC_2020 chromosome 9, CIBA_Mcephalus_1.1, whole genome shotgun sequence window:
- the LOC125013032 gene encoding protocadherin Fat 4 produces the protein MDSTGQWRKYPIILLHFVVFNVASRHEPSPGNKGNVSSDRELSDIVPGQHTLTSWYYTSADTVLKHGTVSLHSHNRWRSQMAFSKTVYSFQVKEDTIPGTVVGKLDALFEGLTPITFSVQEDDGENLFLLNPVSGEFLLSRSLDFETQRFYILTVEAQQGDSQVSSVRVYFNVLDANDNPPVFGQGAFYASLPEDTHAGVCFLSLNVSDKDDGENGELQLKIASGDEEGAFIIHPTGSLCLNTELDRERHSSYNLTITANDCAQPTALQFTSTAHVFVLIEDVNDNAPSFVSERLVSIPEDTALHSVVMTVLAEDKDTGSNGEVLYYLDNTSGGIFSINNTSGEIYLEKILDREEIDILSITVRAVDRGSSQMAATMNVTVHVEDANDHDPELPQSNYSIAVREDIARGTSLFRVQACDQDIGLNGQVRYTLHQTSPFVVDRVRGVVTVMDQLDRETDSNYTLIVTAVDQGNIPRSATATITVTVWDVNDFAPTFSPETLVIHVKENEEDLTQLTHQVSALDDDLGVNSQLNYFIEKGNEDDLFFITPNGTFHISQSLDREKESLYIVTITAVDSGLPPLTGTLTLHVVVDDVNDNQPEFTEEVYNTIVYEDCPVGTVFAMISASDLDDGVNGELRYFMENLDVPFAIEETSGELFTTNFLDRETVAIYRLTVICSDKDPTQPLSSSVLVTVLIEDVNDHWPQFMNGPYVAYVPTELAPGAVVCAVRATDGDTEMNAELYYSLYGQSSDLFSIDPYSGTIFTSNALRRTDDIIVNVHVEDAGENPKFDTTTVSIRFHNISDFPEMDVDVLSYSFSEDEPVGTLVAMVSAESIRAEPVSFYVASGNFEDTFHVGQLSGALAVENPLDYENRNEFSLLIEARDSGSPPFSSFAEIHINLTDVNDNSPHFTQAEYRCEVFENSPPSWVCDLLAVDADSGHYGMVQYNITGGNTHNFFTIDPESGLLSTTATLDRERLPEFNLTVEATELDNPLHKDRATVIISVLDRNDNAPRFTEIFLTEVPEDAPIGYTIVQVTSTDDDTDANAGINYSIIEHSDDMPFKIDFTMGYITVEKHLDREVQDHYVLKVNANDSAWSISTDVTIIILDVNDNMPVFSDHVYSVVLPETKDEEVFVLQVLATDADFGNNGEIFYIIEPQNEEFWMNTSSGEIYTKQPLMLHNSAFEIYQFTVIASDCGKVPLYSNATVTVRLEQPNHHPPVFFPSQSLIAVPYHLAVGAEVVQFTAMDLDTNSSTNIEYALNGGNASGLFSIEANSGKVILNQTLAELENLLLTLVVVAKDQGFPSLTSQTQITFEVTGRNLFSPSFSEPDVTFSVPEDLPVGSVIGKVQAEDKDYGPNGAIMYCITPENRYLPLSVGEGSGLLILIRELDFETEVIYHLQVIAKDGGWVSKSGILNVTVIVMDVNDNPPVFSLSEYTTSVPENSEIGTNILAVRAADIDSGANAQIAYSLIAGYVDKFAIDSRNGTITTLEVFDYEREQVFDLTIKASNTGGHTLFSLAHVVIQISDVNEFTPTFRIKEFNFSVFKNVPVGSVIGKVTAVDHDRGPEGRVFYVMFGQDKSLGFDVDLLSGEIYTTGSLRKQGNSRVVLKVLAKNSGVITGMDVDETLVHISVIDTNDAPVFTSEHYVADVAEESPAGTSVLTVSATDQDSILDWNRFFYSVENGNTNFSFSVDPSTGVISVNSPLDRETWPVYNLTVTATDNGSPPATGTTNVIVTIADVNDNAPKLTSTEAQVKENQPEGTIVARLNATDLDLPPNQGPFTYWLLNPSAGSAFSLTPDGLLLTTRIIDREQTSSYQVLVAIRDAGFPSPLSSTTMFHIRIVDENDNPSIPRNIVIEVKYFGSSFQGGMIGNVHPDDQDESDALICAIKSGPNNMFTIPNGTCELWSSPFHGEATFNVTVEATDQLHFPVNNSIYVNYKGFTNASVDSCILFYVSSPSVEEFLSNKYLRFVKALDSLFNLQASKTHVFGIKHIGNEILLLAAVKNYNGQYLSREVASGISVGHKKLLEAQSNVTISHITSDPCLTSPCQNRASCNKNIYIREEVAVLESGAVIFVAPQKEIFNCTCLVGFTGTLCEDDIDECEANPCQNEGTCVNAGGSFYCHCQSGFSGSVCSADVDECLKVKCQNGGTCVPSEDGYHCHCVPGFEGETCGQFIDHCRSTPCVQGTCISSQTGFTCNCSFGVSGVHCEEHSYGFEELSFMELPPLDRRTNLISLEFATVQRNSLLLYNPGGPSSREFFALEILDGAVLLSYDLGSGPVRLQTHKQVADGHFHSVTARRIGNMVSLHVDNCTDVETKGFCFSKSDGSGSERTLDVGNTNMTLGGLRTVEVILQHPAQIKTHDFVGCIRKIYINGILLRPSMALAAHNILDRCPRATAPGCHSVPCRNGGVCHDLWSDYLCECTSPFTGRNCAKEMSEELVLRFNGSDYIEYVIKESFKRDYLLKNLVKDEKEADNKDQTVINVKFKTKDDGVLVFVLGQTGYIMLKIKDRRPVYIFKDMLSGQLSEFIVEPPVADGFWHVLSLFSNGQITFLYVDGKPVLNDTGQSIDLSPVSVEKIVLGAAPVGETQLLQSGFTGCVQYFNVTGYTLPVSGHSLMADVWPSSTLTQSSCSSAGVCLSSPCYEEHTAKRTCGSAEQNRSCICLHNVSDHSCDICISATDTQDMCSAMKGSVPLWLIAVVLPLVSLLVIIGMVYIFYKARQKDVKCQSESLTQKTEQGKDNVAFCFNANTMLTEAHRVSPEKGKLHEPMSADQQEFYCDVNLPSVQPVSNSELEYYEISSICSAFHSDNTSLKLSWHKHLYSTKCVDNGPGQWGDLRMLFAGFKKESSIEEKQTHNVSFLNKQLLTELDAEPKLPYYMKQFIQPDLLEPIQSLTFEEISKLNTPLEQTLPHQARLKSGPPTVTDISSESETGSTFTCSESDCGQFSTNCGRKHTHYQSSMLACNLRQQTCLCAAGHVRAASISTDMFEQWEHILNLHLPFSSYAPVFEDIACLPTEPSHGYDIQSDIEEII, from the exons ATGGACTCCACTGGACAATGGAGAAAATATCCAATTATACTGTTGCATTTTGTG gtGTTTAATGTTGCATCCCGTCATGAACCTTCACCTGGAAATAAAGGTAATGTAAGCAGTGACAGGGAGCTTTCAGATATTGTTCCAGGGCAGCATACGCTCACCTCCTGGTATTATACATCTGCTGATACTGTGCTGAAGCATGGCACAGTCAGCTTACACTCTCACAACAGATGGCGATCACAGATGGCTTTCTCCAaaactgtttattcatttcaagTGAAAGAAGACACAATACCAG GAACAGTTGTGGGGAAGCTAGACGCACTGTTTGAGGGTCTCACGCCTATCACATTCTCGGTTCAGGAGGATGACGGAGAGAACCTGTTCCTCCTCAACCCCGTCTCAGGGGAGTTCCTATTATCCCGCAGCCTCGACTTCGAAACACAAAGATTCTACATTCTCACGGTGGAGGCGCAGCAGGGGGATTCGCAGGTATCCAGTGTCAGGGTTTACTTCAACGTGCTGGACGCCAACGACAACCCCCCGGTTTTCGGTCAGGGCGCCTTTTATGCGTCGCTGCCGGAGGACACACACGCCGGCGTCTGCTTCCTGTCATTGAATGTGTCTGATAAAGATGATG GTGAGAACGGAGAACTGCAACTGAAAATAGCCAGTGGCGATGAAGAGGGAGCGTTCATCATACACCCAACTGGTAGTTTATGCCTGAACACAGAgttagacagagagagacactcCTCCTACAATCTGACCATTACGGCCAATGACTGCGCCCAGCCCACGGCTTTACAGTTCACCAGCACGGCACATGTTTTTGTACTAATTGAAGATGTCAACGACAACGCTCCTTCATTTGTCTCAGAAAGACTTGTTAGCATACCTGAGGACACCGCACTACATTCTGTTGTAATGACTGTATTAGCCGAGGACAAAGACACGGGATCCAATGGGGAGGTTTTGTATTATTTAGATAACACATCCGGTGGAATATTCAGCATTAATAACACAAGCGGGGAAATATACCTGGAGAAGATAttagacagagaggagattgATATCTTGAGTATTACAGTAAGAGCCGTGGATAGAGGCTCAAGCCAGATGGCTGCTACAATGAATGTAACGGTGCACGTGGAGGATGCAAATGACCACGACCCTGAGCTGCCACAGAGCAACTACAGCATAGCAGTCAGAGAGGACATCGCCAGGGGAACGAGCCTGTTTCGGGTTCAGGCATGTGATCAAGACATCGGGTTAAATGGACAAGTGAGATACACGTTGCACCAGACGAGTCCGTTTGTGGTGGACAGAGTTCGAGGTGTAGTCACTGTCATGGATCAACTGGACCGAGAGACGGACTCCAACTACACCTTAATCGTGACCGCTGTGGATCAAGGGAACATACCCAGATCTGCTACTGCTACTATTACTGTCACAGTCTGGGACGTCAATGACTTTGCACCCACATTTTCTCCAGAAACGCTGGTCATTCATGTCAAGGAGAATGAGGAGGACCTGACCCAACTAACACATCAG gtGTCAGCTTTGGATGATGATTTAGGAGTCAACAGTCAGCTGAATTATTTTATAGAGAAAGGAAATGAGGATGATTTGTTCTTCATCACCCCCAATGGCACGTTCCATATTTCACAAAGCCTAGACAGGGAGAAGGAATCGCTGTATATCGTCACTATCACTGCTGTTGATTCAG GACTGCCACCATTAACGGGCACTCTGACTCTACACGTTGTAGTGGATGACGTCAATGATAATCAGCCGGAGTTTACAGAGGAAGTCTACAACACCATAGTGTACGAGGACTGTCCTGTAGGCACAGTGTTTGCCATGATATCTGCATCTGACTTGGATGATGGCGTTAATGGGGAATTAAG GTATTTCATGGAAAACCTCGATGTACCTTTTGCTATTGAGGAAACATCTGGAGAACTGTTCACAACCAATTTCCTGGACAGGGAGACAGTCGCCATTTACAGGCTGACAGTTATCTGCAGTGACAAGGATCCTACTCAACCTCTGTCGAGCTCTGTGCTTGTGACTGTTCTTATAGAAGATGTCAATGACCACTGGCCCCAGTTTATGAACGGGCCCTACGTGGCCTATGTGCCCACTGAGTTGGCTCCAG gtgCAGTTGTTTGTGCAGTAAGAGCAACAGATGGAGACACTGAAATGAATGCAGAGCTATATTACTCATTATATGGACAGAGTTCAGACCTGTTTTCCATCGATCCATACAGTGGCACTATATTCACTTCAAATGCTCTCCGAAGAACAGACGATATTATCGTCAACGTGCATGTGGAGGATGCTGGAGAAAACCCCAAATTTGACACTACTACTGTCAGTATCAGGTTTCATAACATCTCCGACTTCCCTGAGATGGATGTGGATGTTCTGAGTTATTCCTTTTCTGAGGATGAACCGGTGGGAACACTGGTGGCCATGGTCTCCGCGGAGAGCATCCGAGCTGAACCCGTCTCTTTTTATGTCGCATCTGGAAACTTTGAAGACACGTTTCATGTGGGGCAATTAAGTGGAGCACTGGCAGTGGAGAATCCCTTGGATTATGAAAACAGAAACGAGTTTTCTTTGTTGATAGAAGCCAGAGACTCGGGCTCTCCTCCCTTCTCATCATTTGCAGAAATTCACATCAACCTAACGGATGTTAATGACAATTCTCCGCATTTCACCCAGGCTGAGTACAGGTGTGAGGTTTTTGAGAACTCCCCGCCATCCTGGGTTTGTGATCTTCTCGCTGTTGATGCAGATTCTGGCCATTACGGTATGGTGCAGTACAACATCACAGGAGGGAACACTCATAACTTTTTCACAATTGACCCTGAAAGCGGTTTACTGAGCACAACTGCAACTTTGGATAGAGAGAGGCTTCCTGAATTCAATTTAACAGTTGAAGCTACGGAACTCGACAACCCTCTTCATAAAGATAGAGCAACTGTTATCATCAGTGTTTTAGACAGAAATGACAATGCACCCCGTTTTACAGAGATTTTCCTCACTGAGGTGCCTGAGGATGCCCCTATTGGATACACAATCGTACAAGTCACCTCAACGGATGACGACACCGATGCTAATGCAGGAATTAATTACTCCATAATCGAGCATAGTGACGACATGCCTTTTAAAATTGACTTCACCATGGGTTACATCACTGTTGAAAAACATCTGGACAGGGAAGTGCAGGATCACTATGTCCTGAAAGTGAATGCAAATGATTCAGCATGGAGCATAAGCACAGATGTCACTATaatcattttagatgtcaatgATAACATGCCAGTATTCTCTGATCATGTTTATAGCGTTGTGCTCCCTGAAACAAAAGATGAagaggtgtttgttttgcaggttCTTGCTACAGATGCAGACTTTGGGAACAATGGTGAAATTTTCTACATTATTGAACCTCAAAACGAGGAGTTTTGGATGAATACCTCCTCTGGTGAAATCTATACAAAGCAGCCGCTGATGCTGCATAATTCAGCTTTTGAAATCTATCAGTTTACAGTTATTGCTTCTGATTGTGGCAAAGTTCCACTCTATAGTAATGCCACCGTCACAGTGAGATTAGAACAACCAAACCACCACCCAcctgtgttttttccttcacaGTCTCTCATTGCTGTTCCTTATCACCTGGCTGTGGGAGCGGAGGTGGTTCAGTTCACAGCAATGGATCTGGACACCAATAGCAGCACTAATATTGAGTATGCTTTGAATGGGGGTAATGCATCTGGTCTCTTTTCAATTGAGGCTAACAGTGGTAAAGTAATCTTAAATCAAACTTTAGCGGAGCTTGAAAATCTGTTGCTCACTTTAGTAGTCGTAGCCAAAGATCAGGGCTTCCCATCTTTAACGTCACAGACTCAAATCACTTTTGAAGTTACCGGGAGAAATCTATTTTCTCCGAGTTTTAGCGAACCAGATGTTACGTTCTCTGTCCCAGAGGACTTGCCTGTAGGATCAGTAATTGGAAAAGTTCAAGCTGAAGACAAGGATTATGGTCCCAATGGTGCGATTATGTACTGCATTACCCCGGAAAATCGATATCTACCACTGTCTGTCGGAGAAGGCTCTGGACTGCTAATACTGATCAGAGAGCTTGACTTTGAAACAGAAGTTATTTATCACCTCCAAGTCATAGCCAAAGATGGTGGCTGGGTGTCTAAAAGTGGCATATTGAATGTTACAGTAATAGTTATGGATGTGAATGACAATCCTCCAGTCTTTTCATTGTCAGAATACACCACATCAGTGCCCGAAAACTCAGAAATTGGgacaaacattttagctgtgaGGGCTGCTGATATTGACTCAGGAGCAAATGCACAGATAGCCTACTCTCTCATAGCTGGATATGTGGATAAATTTGCAATTGATTCAAGAAATGGCACCATCACCACTTTGGAGGTCTTTGATTACGAGCGAGAGCAAGTGTTTGATTTAACGATCAAAGCTTCAAACACCGGCGGACATACTTTATTCAGTTTAGCACATGTCGTCATTCAAATCTCAGACGTCAATGAGTTCACACCAACATTCAGGATAAAAGAATTTAACttttcagtatttaaaaatgtgccTGTTGGAAGCGTGATTGGCAAAGTGACAGCCGTAGATCATGACCGAGGTCCTGAAGGCCGGGTGTTTTACGTGATGTTTGGTCAGGATAAAAGTTTAGGTTTCGATGTTGATCTGCTTTCTGGAGAAATATATACAACGGGCAGTTTGAGGAAACAAGGCAATAgccgtgttgttttaaaagttttggcAAAGAACTCTGGTGTTATTACTGGCATGGACGTAGATGAGACTTTAGTCCACATCAGTGTGATTGACACAAACGATGCACCCGTGTTCACCTCTGAACACTATGTAGCAGATGTAGCAGAAGAAAGTCCAGCTGGGACGTCGGTGCTAACTGTTAGCGCTACAGATCAGGACTCCATCTTGGACTGGAATCGCTTCTTCTACAGCGTtgaaaatggaaacacaaacttctctttctctgttgaCCCCTCCACTGGTGTTATTTCGGTAAACTCCCCACTTGACAGAGAAACCTGGCCTGTTTATAATTTGACTGTTACGGCCACTGATAATGGCTCTCCACCAGCTACGGGGACCACTAACGTCATTGTAACTATTGCTGATGTCAATGATAATGCCCCCAAACTCACATCGACTGAGGCTCAGGTGAAAGAGAATCAGCCCGAAGGCACCATAGTCGCCAGATTAAATGCAACTGATCTTGATTTGCCACCGAACCAGGGTCCTTTTACATACTGGTTATTAAATCCCTCAGCAGGCAGTGCTTTTTCACTCACTCCTGATGGCCTTTTACTCACGACACGGATTATTGACCGAGAGCAAACCTCATCATATCAAGTCCTGGTGGCTATTCGGGATGCAGGCTTTCCCTCACCATTATCATCAACAACAATGTTCCATATCAGGATCGTGGATGAAAATGATAACCCTTCAATCCCTAGGAATATCGTCATTGAGGTGAAATATTTTGGCAGCTCTTTCCAAGGAGGCATGATTGGTAATGTCCATCCTGATGATCAAGACGAGTCAGATGCATTAATCTGCGCTATCAAAAGTGGGCCAAATAACATGTTCACGATACCTAATGGCACATGCGAGCTGTGGTCTTCTCCTTTTCATGGCGAGGCTACGTTCAATGTCACAGTCGAAGCTACGGACCAGCTTCATTTCCCAGTAAACAACAGTATCTATGTCAACTACAAGGGTTTCACAAATGCTTCTGTAGACAGCTGTATATTATTCTACGTTTCATCACCCTCTGTGGAAGAGTTCTTGTCTAATAAGTATCTGAGGTTTGTGAAAGCTCTGGACAGTCTGTTTAACCTCCAGGCTTCTAAGACTCATGTATTTGGAATCAAACACATTGGAAATGAAATCCTTCTGTTGGCTGCAGTCAAAAATTACAACGGTCAGTATCTTAGCAGAGAGGTAGCGAGCGGCATATCAGTGGGACATAAGAAATTACTGGAGGCTCAGAGCAATGTGACGATTTCTCACATCACCAGTGACCCGTGTCTTACCAGCCCTTGTCAAAATAGGGCATCgtgcaacaaaaacatttacatcaggGAGGAGGTTGCTGTCCTGGAAAGTGGGGCCGTCATCTTTGTGGCACCGCAGAAAGAGATTTTTAATTGTACCTGTCTAGTTGGATTTACAGGTACGCTCTGTGAAGATGACATTGATGAATGTGAGGCAAATCCCTGTCAGAATGAAGGCACATGCGTGAACGCCGGGGGAAGTTTCTACTGTCACTGTCAAAGCGGGTTCTCTGGCTCCGTCTGCTCTGCTGATGTAGACGAATGCCTGAAGGTGAAGTGTCAAAATGGTGGAACTTGTGTTCCCTCTGAAGATGGATATCACTGTCACTGTGTGCCTGGATTTGAAG GGGAAACATGTGGGCAGTTCATAGACCACTGCAGATCAACGCCATGTGTTCAGGGCACCTGCATCAGTTCACAGACAGGATTCACCTGTAATTGCTCTTTTG GGGTCAGTGGAGTTCACTGTGAGGAGCATAGCTACGGCTTTGAGGAGCTGTCCTTCATGGAGCTTCCCCCACTGGACCGCAGGACTAATTTAATCTCTCTAGAGTTTGCGACGGTGCAGAGgaactccctcctcctctacaaTCCCGGAGGACCATCCAGCAGGGAGTTCTTTGCATTGGAGATCCTGGATGGAGCTGTGCTTCTCTCCTATGACCTGGGCTCAGGACCAGTGAGGCTGCAGACGCACAAACAAGTTGCAGATGGGCATTTTCACAGTGTCACTGCCAGGAGGATTGGCAAC ATGGTTTCTTTGCATGTGGACAACTGCACAGATGTTGAAACTAaaggattttgtttttcaaagagCGATGGCAGCGGCTCAGAAAG GACACTAGATGTCGGCAACACCAATATGACACTTGGAGGATTGAGGACTGTTGAAGTGATTTTACAGCATCCTGCTCAGATAAAAACCCATGACTTTGTTGGGTGTATTCGAAAAATTTATATTAATGGCATCCTGCTGAGACCTTCAATGGCCCTTGCGGCACATAATATCTTAGACAG GTGTCCTCGAGCAACAGCGCCAGGTTGTCACAGCGTCCCATGCAGGAATGGTGGTGTATGCCACGATCTTTGGTCTGACTATCTTTGTGAATGCACAAGCCCTTTTACGGGAAGAAACTGTGccaaag AAATGTCAGAGGAGCTTGTGCTGAGATTTAACGGGAGTGACTACATTGAATATGTTATTAAGGAGAGTTTCAAGAGAGACTATCTCCTGAAGAACTTGGTGAAGGATGAAAAAGAGGCCGACAACAAAGACCAAACTGTGATTAACGTCAAGTTCAAGACCAAAGATGACGGAGTATTGGTGTTTGTTCTTGGACAGACAGGATACATAATGCTGAAG ATAAAAGACAGAAGGCCTGTGTACATTTTCAAAGACATGCTGTCGGGACAACTGTCAGAGTTTATTGTAGAGCCTCCTGTGGCTGATGGCTTCTGGCATGTGCTCTCGCTGTTCAGCAATGGACAAATCACTTTTCTCTACGTGGACGGTAAACCAGTCTTAAACGACACCGGTCAAAGCATAGATCTAAGTCCAGTTAGTGTGGAAAAGATCGTGCTAGGTGCAGCTCCAGTGGGCGAAACACAGCTCCTTCAGTCAG GGTTCACTGGATGCGTGCAGTATTTCAATGTGACCGGTTACACTCTGCCCGTCAGTGGACACAGCTTAATGGCGGACGTATGGCCGAGCTCCACGCTCACCCagtccagctgcagctctgcaggcgTTTGCCTCTCCTCTCCATGCTACGAGGAGCACACTGCCAAGAGGACTTGTGGATCTGCTGAGCAGAACAGATCCTGCATCTGTTTACATAACGTCTCGGACCACTCCTGCGATATCTGCATCTCCGCAACAGACACCCAGGATATGTGCTCTGCAATGAAGGGCAGCGTTCCTCTGTGGCTCATAGCTGTGGTTCTTCCTCTTGTCTCCCTCCTGGTGATTATTGGAATGGTTTATATCTTTTACAAGGCGAGGCAGAAGGATGTAAAGTGTCAGAGTGAGAGCTTGACGCAGAAAACCGAGCAAGGGAAAGATAATGTAGCTTTCTGTTTTAATGCCAACACAATGCTCACAGAGGCTCACAGAGTGTCtccagaaaaaggaaaactacATGAGCCGATGAGCGCAGATCAGCAGGAGTTTTACTGTGATGTCAATCTGCCAAGTGTACAGCCGGTGTCGAATAGTGAGCTGGAGTATTATGAGATCAGCAGCATCTGTAGTGCATTTCATTCAGACAACACCTCTCTGAAACTCAGCTGGCACAAGCATTTATACAGCACAAAGTGTGTGGACAACGGTCCTGGGCAGTGGGGAGATTTGAGGATGTTGTTTGCGGGTTTTAAGAAGGAAAGCTCCATCGAAGAAAAACAGACTCATAATGTTTCTTTCTTAAACAAACAGTTGCTGACTGAGCTCGACGCAGAGCCAAAGCTACCTTATTATATGAAGCAGTTCATACAACCAGATCTCCTGGAGCCAATACAGAGTCTTACCTTTGAAGAAATTAGCAAACTGAACACTCCTCTGGAGCAAACGCTGCCACATCAAGCACGGCTGAAGTCTGGGCCCCCGACAGTGACGGATATCTCATCTGAGAGTGAGACAGGCAGCACATTCACCTGCTCAGAGTCTGATTGTGGGCAGTTTTCTACCAACTGtggcaggaaacacacacattaccaGTCATCCATGTTAGCCTGCAACTTAAGGCAGCAAACCtgcctctgtgctgcaggtcatGTTAGAGCTGCGAGTATATCCACCGATATGTTTGAACAGTGggaacatattttaaatttgcaCCTTCCTTTTAGCAGCTACGCTCCAGTCTTTGAGGATATTGCGTGTCTACCCACTGAACCCAGTCACGGCTATGATATTCAAAGTGACATAGAGGAAATTATTTGA
- the hmgb1b gene encoding high mobility group protein B1b encodes MVKDPKKPRGKMSSYAYFVQTCREEHKKKHPEASVNFSEFSKKCSERWKTMSPKEKGKFEDMAKLDKVRYEREMKNYIPPKGQKKKRFKDPNAPKRPPSAFFLFCADFRSKVKGENPGLTIGDTAKKLGEMWNSSSAEDKQPYEKKAAKLKEKYDKDIVAYRTKGKVDSASAAAADDDDDEEEEDEGEEEEDDDEDDDDE; translated from the exons ATGGTGAAGGATCCAAAGAAGCCACGGGGCAAAATGTCCTCCTATGCTTACTTTGTGCAAACATGCAGAGAGGAGCATAAGAAGAAGCATCCCGAGGCCAGCGTCAACTTTTCAGAGTTTTCCAAGAAATGCTCTGAGAGATGGAAG ACGATGTCACCAAAAGAGAAAGGCAAATTTGAAGATATGGCCAAACTAGACAAAGTGCGCTAtgagagagaaatgaagaatTACATCCCCCCCAagggacagaagaagaagcgatTTAAGGACCCCAATGCTCCCAAGAGACCACC GTCCGCATTTTTCTTGTTCTGTGCAGACTTCCGCTCCAAGGTAAAAGGTGAGAATCCTGGACTTACCATCGGCGACACTGCAAAGAAACTGGGAGAGATGTGGAACAGCTCGTCTGCAGAAGACAAGCAGCCGTATGAGAAGAAGGCCGCCAAGTTGAAGGAGAAATATGACAAG GATATTGTTGCTTACCGCACAAAGGGCAAAGTCGACTCTGCATCAGCTGCTGCGGCCGATGACGATGACgacgaagaggaagaagatgaaggagaggaggaggaggatgacgatGAGGACGACGACGATGAGTAG
- the LOC125013860 gene encoding testis-expressed protein 26-like, with protein sequence MAAKEGKPWWDPYETSHRKQFVYQPNSAAEFLVRPMSTTFIDSYSRSGSFGSTVYKKEFCWKPVCKPECIRTATASGHRRNNPHPSQSFMMWKQPRDAAQSSDYVAFPWNSPTSEGEIRKALTAQYCSTYRCNFMGMPQGRDDFNKAERRLHNRRHIPLTNNTEMRANYRQLKQKPELQENLSHYAIAPNVTSCGIVPTVVKRHVDTQQKGSDMTTYDQFCGKRLSNVTSLIKSLLPQELQQLHRILPEKNKATVQTVLKKDACAKNEKNVKLPEVGRNSSSPEWISSWPGPL encoded by the exons ATGGCAGCTAAAG AGGGCAAACCGTGGTGGGATCCATATGAAACATCTCACAGAAAACAGTTTGTCTACCAGCCGAACTCTGCTGCAGAGTTTCTGGT CCGCCCAATGTCAACAACATTTATAGACTCCTACTCACGGTCTGGAAGTTTTGGTTCAACTGTGTACAAGAAGGAGTTTTGCTGGAAGCCGGTCTGTAAACCTGAATGCATTCGCACAGCAACAGCCTCGGGACACAGGAGAAACAATCCACATCCAAGCCAG TCATTCATGATGTGGAAACAGCCCAGGGACGCTGCACAAAGCTCTGACTACGTTGCGTTCCCGTGGAATAGTCCCACTTCTGAGGGGGAGATCCGTAAGGCCTTGACAGCGCAGTACTGCTCCACCTACAGGTGTAACTTCATGGGCATGCCTCAAG GACGTGATGATTTTAATAAAGCAGAAAGACGACTGCACAACAGGCGCCACATACCGCTCACTAACAACACGGAGATGAGGGCCAATTATCGCCAACTAAAGCAAAAACCCGAACTGCAGGAAAATCTCTCGCACTACGCCATAGCTCCAAATGTGACCTCCTGTGGTATAG TCCCAACTGTTGTAAAAAGGCATGTTGACACCCAGCAGAAAGGATCTGACATGACAACCTATGACCAGTTTTGTGGAAAGAGACTCAGTAATGTCACATCTCTGATCAAGTCTCTGCTGCctcaggagctgcagcagttgCACAGAATCTTACCTGAGAAAA ACAAAGCGACTGTGCAAACAGTTCTTAAAAAAGATGCTTGTgcaaaaaatgagaagaatgTGAAACTCCCAGAAGTTGGCCGTAATTCCAGCTCACCAGAGTGGATCTCAAGCTGGCCAGGCCCTCTCTAA